The following DNA comes from Microbacterium wangchenii.
GGCGTGAGGGGTTCGCGGAGGAGGGTTGACATCACCCTCACGACCGCACTACGCGCGTGCCCGAGACGGCAGCGCGCACGGCCTTGCGGCGTGCCTCAGACGCCGATGGAGGCGCCGTCCACGACCTGCGCGGTCGTGCGGATCGACGCGAACCCGCGCGCGGCGAGCACGCTCTCGGTGCGCCGCAGAATGTCCTCGCCCGACACCGCTCCGAACGTGTCGCCGGCCGCGATGGCGGAGGTGGTCGTCGCGTCCGTGACGAAATCGACCTCGAACCCCAGGTCGCTCGCCGCCCGCGTCGTCGTCTCGCAGCACTGCTCGGTGCGGATGCCGCAGACCACGATCCGCCGCACGCCCGCGCTCCTCAGTTGCTGTTCCAGGTCGGTGGACGCGAACGCGCTGATCGTGGTCTTCTGCAGCTGGAGCTCGTCGGGGGCCGGCGCCAAATCGGAGATCACCCGGACGAGGCCGCTATCCGGATCGAAGACGCCGCCCGACCCGGGGTCGGCGTGCGTGATCCACACGACGAGGTCGCCCACGCTGCGGGCGTGCTCGACGAGCCGGTCGATGTTGGCGATGACCTGCGGGTTAGCCGTCTCCGCCCATTCGTCGGCGCGCTGACGGAAGGACTCCTGCGCATCGATCACGAGCAGGGCGGTGGCGGAGGCGGAGGTCATGGCACCATCCTCATGCGTGCGGACCGCCGCCGCGAGTTCCCGTCGGGTCACCGGGCGGCCGGATCCCGCCACACTCACCCGGTCACCGCGCGGCGCACGAGCAGAACGCCGTCGTCCAGGTGCGCGGGAGCGCCGTCCGGCGCGGTCGCCTCGCGGCGGCGTATCTCCACGATTTCCGGATGCCACGCCGCCGGGTCTAGTTCGAGCAGGTCCCATTCCTCCTCGGGCGTGCGCATACCCGGGTGGTGGTCGGACGATTCGTGCGCCGCCCACGGCGGCGGCGCCGCATGGGAGACGACGAGGAGGCGCCCACCCGGGGCGACGCGCTCGGCGGCGTCTCGCAGCATCCGGATGCGGGGAAAGTCCGCCTCCCGCGAGTGCAGGAAGCTCGCCAGCACGAGGTCGAACCGACCCTCGACGGCGGCTGCGCCGTCGCCGTGGACGAAGCGGACGTCCGCGCCGCGTTCCGCAGCGAACTCCGCCGCGCGGCGCACGGCCGTGGCTGACACGTCCACACCCGTGGCCCGCCAGCCGTGCTCGGCCAGCCACACGACGTCGCCGCCCTCGCCCGAGCCGACGTCCAGCGCCGCCCCCGGCTCGAGAGAGCCCACGATCTCGGCCACCGTCGCGTTGACGCGGCCCGACCAGAACCGATCCTGCGCGGCGTAGCGCTCCTCCCACTCCGCATTGCGCTGCGCGGTGCGCTCGGCGACGGCGCGGTCGACCTCCTCCGTCACGAGCATCGCGTTCGCGCCGGCTCCCGCCATCGACCCGGCTCCCATCGACACCGGCACGTTGGCGTAGGGCGCGGTGACGTTGCCGGCGGCGAAGACCCGCGGATGGCTCGTCGCACCCCGGAGGTCGACCGCCAGGGGAGCGCCCGGCTGGTCGACGCGGGCGAGGTCGAGGCTGTCGGCGAACGCGAGGTCGATCACCGGGTCGCCGCCGGTGAAGACCGCGTCGACGACGTGCGCGTCGCCGTCCTGTGTCTCCACGGTCAGCCCGTGGGTGCCGGGCGCAACCGCCCGCACCGGAGTGGGGACGATGCGGATGCCGCGGGCGGTGAGCCGCGCGACGGCCTCCTCGCGGAGCGGCTCGGCCTCGGCGGTGAACGCGACGACGTCGTCGGACAGCTGCCGCACGAGTTCGACCTGATGCAGGCTCGCCGGCGAGGTCGCAAGCACGCCGAGGCGGCCGCCGGCGACCTCCCACCCGTGGCAGTACGGGCAGTGCAGGACTGTTCGCCCCCACTCCTCGCCGAGCCCCGGCACGTCGGGCAGCGCGTCGCGGATGCCGGTGGCGATGACGACCGCGCGGGCGGTGTCCTCCGATCCGTCGGCGCGCGTCACGCGCAGGGCGTCGCCTTCATCGGTCAGTGCCGTCACGGTGCCCTCGGCGATCTCCACGCCGTAGGCGCGGACCTCGGCACGTCCTTTCTCGAGCAGCGCCGCGGGGTCGAGTCCGTCGTGGCCGAGCACTCCGTGCATGTGCGCGGCGAAGCGGTTTCGCGGCTGCCCGCCGTCGGTCACGAGCGTGCGTCGCCGTGAGCGTCCGAGCATCTGCGCCGCGCTCAGTCCCGCGACGCTCCCGCCGATGATCACGGCATCCCATTCGTTCGTCATGTCTCCAGCGTCGTCACGGATGTTGCTCATGGCAAACGTTCTTGCGAATATGGCAAGCTCGGACCATGGATGCCGCCCTGGACCAGATCGGACCGCGCCTTCGCGCCGCCCGTCGCGACCGCGGATGGACGCTCGAAGACCTCGCGACGCGCGCGGGGATGTCGGCGAGCACGCTGTCGCGTCTGGAGTCGGGCAAGCGTCAGGCGTCGCTGGCGCTGCTGCTCCCACTCACGCGGCAGCTCGGTCTGCGCATCGACGACCTGCTGCCCGCGACGCCGGCGGATCCCCGCATCCGTCGCCCGGTCGAGCGCCGCGACGGCATGGTGATCGCACCGCTGACGCTGGAGCATTCTCCGATCAAGACGTACAAGGTGACGTTTCCGCCGGCGGAGGAGGCTCCCGCCCCGCGCGTCCACGACGGATACGAGTGGGTGTTCGTGCTGAGTGGGCGCCTGCGCCTGGCTCTGGACGGTCACGAGCACCTCATCGAGCGTGGCGAGGCGGCCGAGTTCGACACCCGCACCCCCCACAGCCTGAGTGCGACGGCGGAGGGCCCGGTGGAGGTGGTGAGCATTTTCAGTGCGTCGGGGGAGCGGATCCATACGCGCGGTGTCGAGGCGCAGCCGGACGGCGGGGACTGAGGCCGTGCCCGTCGCCGCATCCCCTGAGCGAGCCGGTTCAGAACGGTGGTGGGTCTCCGTCGGGGATGAACATGACCCGTGGTGGGGGTTCGTCGGTGTAGGTGTTGCCGAGGGGACTGGTGAACTCCACCGTTCCATCCGGTAACTGCCGCACGGTCCATTCGGTTTCGGTTTTCAGCGTGTGGTGTCGGGTGCAGAAGTGGGCGAGGTTGCTGAGTGCGGTGGGTCCGCCGTCGTGGTGTTCGTGGTTGTGGTCGATCTGACATCGGTGCGCGGGTTGTCGGCATCCGAATCCGCGGCAGTGCTGGTCTCGGGCTTGCAGGTAGCGGCGTTGGTCGGTGCCGGGGGTGTATCGGTCGACTTCGAGCACGGTCCCGGTGATCGGGTGACACAACACCCGGTCCCATCCGGGTGTGGTGCCGGCGAGGTGCCGGGCGGTGTCGGGGTCGATGGGGATCTGCCCGTGCAGGCTGGCACCGGCATCCGTCTTTCCGAGAAGGGTGAGCACGG
Coding sequences within:
- a CDS encoding helix-turn-helix domain-containing protein codes for the protein MDAALDQIGPRLRAARRDRGWTLEDLATRAGMSASTLSRLESGKRQASLALLLPLTRQLGLRIDDLLPATPADPRIRRPVERRDGMVIAPLTLEHSPIKTYKVTFPPAEEAPAPRVHDGYEWVFVLSGRLRLALDGHEHLIERGEAAEFDTRTPHSLSATAEGPVEVVSIFSASGERIHTRGVEAQPDGGD
- a CDS encoding isochorismatase family protein produces the protein MTSASATALLVIDAQESFRQRADEWAETANPQVIANIDRLVEHARSVGDLVVWITHADPGSGGVFDPDSGLVRVISDLAPAPDELQLQKTTISAFASTDLEQQLRSAGVRRIVVCGIRTEQCCETTTRAASDLGFEVDFVTDATTTSAIAAGDTFGAVSGEDILRRTESVLAARGFASIRTTAQVVDGASIGV
- a CDS encoding FAD-dependent oxidoreductase, with the translated sequence MSNIRDDAGDMTNEWDAVIIGGSVAGLSAAQMLGRSRRRTLVTDGGQPRNRFAAHMHGVLGHDGLDPAALLEKGRAEVRAYGVEIAEGTVTALTDEGDALRVTRADGSEDTARAVVIATGIRDALPDVPGLGEEWGRTVLHCPYCHGWEVAGGRLGVLATSPASLHQVELVRQLSDDVVAFTAEAEPLREEAVARLTARGIRIVPTPVRAVAPGTHGLTVETQDGDAHVVDAVFTGGDPVIDLAFADSLDLARVDQPGAPLAVDLRGATSHPRVFAAGNVTAPYANVPVSMGAGSMAGAGANAMLVTEEVDRAVAERTAQRNAEWEERYAAQDRFWSGRVNATVAEIVGSLEPGAALDVGSGEGGDVVWLAEHGWRATGVDVSATAVRRAAEFAAERGADVRFVHGDGAAAVEGRFDLVLASFLHSREADFPRIRMLRDAAERVAPGGRLLVVSHAAPPPWAAHESSDHHPGMRTPEEEWDLLELDPAAWHPEIVEIRRREATAPDGAPAHLDDGVLLVRRAVTG